One Acidobacteriota bacterium genomic window carries:
- a CDS encoding sulfatase-like hydrolase/transferase, which translates to MTLTKTRWMDSRRDWSRRHPRAFRMVSYVAAASVLTALWLVAAGLAPDTGLTRSYWYPDGVSTQPVVAEGITAIDLTFIEEQDRPARDYRVHWEGVRFSPRAERVEFAAGADDGVILRLDGETVVERNPAVGMHTVARSMALDAGAHHLEIEHWQAGGGRNLNVEWAPSSDTAALLSATRLFPEDPGTLGYWLRLAATRLPGLLLLIWATGPALLVAPAVWRTVHRRVTTLSWDEVRSRLRAVLFPAILGPSQLLLFGPWTVHDTNRPEFLVGFWELASGWLWLLALVVGVPAALGVLVPARWFPRYVASLCAAGVLLWTQGNLLLSDYGVLDGGGLDLVSHGWRTPYEVGLWIGVLVLAVAFADVVARTASVASGILVALQTVVLLIPTSGEAPLPGIAESPQDRAEAAWQLPPSEIFELSSTRNLIHIVLDSFPSHTFAEILDADRSAYDRDWPGFTFFANHLGTQRTTRHSMPAMLTGVSFANDVTFSEYVARHPSVFNVLGQEGYRLRVLSSYGGNQVNPAFPGVDGTIRYAIPNPYGGYRDYVDFTGAQLLDLSLLRHVPHALKPSVYRDQQWLFQERMASQRGPEATAEPPFGDALFLSEFANRITRGGSAPVYTFVHLLTPHPPIVTDSDCRYAPRRPPRPEDFVNQAECTLSAVGALLRRLHELDLYDQTGIIVTSDHGVNVRLNPLEANHPFYGKPSPHGVVTFATVQRRAAPLLAVKPIAAKGPLQVSDAPTSALDVAATLLDLADIPGSLGNGVSVLRMDPATPRQRTYAHASTSFDVLHVFAVNGHINDPNAWSYYRSVFEPSNDPAAQRRAHWIGLSAEPMSTTAQSRGRVYRADEYAMFYAAPENSRITFDVRRIAAVPADQTVTVQIDGQVVERRLLTDDTWHAVSYPVEPRPSDDSPFCIELLTSSAQPNTEGASSGLMLRGNI; encoded by the coding sequence ATGACCCTGACGAAAACGCGCTGGATGGACAGCCGCCGCGACTGGAGCCGCCGCCATCCCCGCGCCTTCCGCATGGTTTCCTACGTTGCGGCAGCGAGTGTTCTGACGGCACTTTGGCTGGTGGCGGCTGGACTTGCGCCCGACACCGGACTCACGCGCAGTTATTGGTATCCGGACGGCGTTTCGACCCAGCCGGTTGTAGCAGAAGGAATCACCGCCATCGATCTGACCTTCATCGAAGAGCAGGATCGACCGGCACGGGACTACCGGGTTCACTGGGAAGGCGTGAGGTTCTCGCCGCGAGCGGAACGTGTTGAGTTCGCGGCGGGCGCGGACGACGGCGTCATTCTTCGTTTGGACGGCGAGACCGTCGTGGAACGCAACCCGGCGGTCGGCATGCACACGGTGGCGAGAAGCATGGCGCTTGACGCGGGTGCGCATCACCTAGAAATCGAGCACTGGCAAGCGGGCGGCGGCCGGAACCTGAACGTGGAGTGGGCGCCCTCCAGCGACACCGCGGCGCTTCTCAGCGCCACTCGTCTGTTCCCGGAGGATCCGGGCACGCTCGGCTACTGGCTTCGCCTCGCCGCAACCCGTTTGCCCGGCTTGCTTCTGCTGATCTGGGCGACAGGCCCAGCCCTGCTGGTCGCGCCCGCAGTCTGGCGAACCGTCCACCGACGGGTCACGACCCTGAGCTGGGACGAGGTCCGGAGCCGCCTGCGTGCGGTGCTGTTTCCGGCGATCCTCGGCCCCAGTCAACTCCTTCTCTTCGGCCCGTGGACGGTGCACGACACCAACCGACCCGAATTCCTGGTGGGTTTCTGGGAACTCGCTTCCGGCTGGCTTTGGCTGCTTGCGTTGGTAGTCGGCGTCCCAGCGGCGCTCGGCGTCCTCGTGCCGGCCCGATGGTTCCCGCGTTATGTAGCGTCTCTTTGCGCGGCCGGCGTGCTGCTCTGGACGCAGGGCAACTTACTACTCTCCGACTACGGCGTGCTGGATGGCGGAGGGCTCGACCTCGTCTCGCACGGGTGGCGAACACCGTACGAGGTCGGCCTGTGGATCGGCGTGCTCGTCCTCGCCGTCGCATTCGCCGACGTCGTCGCTCGCACGGCGTCCGTCGCGAGCGGCATTCTGGTAGCGCTGCAGACAGTCGTTCTCTTGATTCCGACGAGTGGAGAGGCACCCCTGCCTGGAATCGCCGAGAGTCCCCAAGACAGAGCTGAGGCGGCCTGGCAGTTACCGCCGTCCGAGATCTTCGAACTCTCCAGCACCCGCAATCTCATCCACATTGTGCTCGACTCGTTTCCTTCACACACGTTCGCTGAAATACTGGATGCCGATCGGTCCGCTTACGATCGCGACTGGCCCGGCTTCACCTTCTTCGCGAATCACCTCGGTACTCAACGAACCACGAGGCACTCGATGCCAGCGATGCTCACAGGCGTCTCCTTCGCCAACGACGTGACATTCAGCGAATACGTGGCTCGCCATCCATCCGTGTTCAACGTGCTCGGACAGGAGGGCTATCGACTACGAGTGCTGAGCTCGTATGGTGGAAACCAGGTAAACCCCGCGTTCCCCGGGGTAGACGGCACGATTCGTTACGCCATCCCGAACCCCTACGGCGGCTACCGTGACTATGTCGATTTCACGGGCGCTCAATTGCTGGATCTTTCCTTGTTACGGCACGTCCCGCACGCTCTCAAGCCAAGCGTCTACCGCGACCAGCAGTGGTTGTTCCAGGAGCGTATGGCGTCGCAACGCGGACCGGAGGCCACAGCAGAACCACCGTTCGGGGACGCGCTGTTTCTAAGTGAGTTCGCCAATCGGATCACCCGGGGCGGCAGCGCGCCGGTCTACACGTTCGTGCATCTGCTAACGCCGCATCCCCCGATCGTGACGGACTCGGATTGCCGCTACGCACCCAGGCGACCGCCCAGGCCAGAGGACTTCGTGAACCAGGCGGAATGCACCTTGTCTGCCGTCGGGGCACTGCTCCGTCGACTGCACGAGCTCGACCTTTACGACCAGACCGGCATCATCGTCACTTCGGACCATGGCGTGAACGTCCGTCTGAATCCGCTTGAAGCCAACCACCCGTTCTACGGCAAGCCGTCACCACACGGCGTCGTCACCTTCGCAACCGTCCAGCGTCGCGCGGCACCCTTGCTCGCAGTCAAACCGATCGCGGCTAAGGGTCCGCTCCAAGTCTCGGACGCACCCACGTCCGCGCTGGACGTGGCCGCGACGCTGCTGGATCTCGCAGACATTCCCGGCTCTCTCGGGAATGGCGTTTCGGTATTGAGGATGGATCCAGCCACACCGCGCCAACGCACTTACGCACATGCCAGCACTTCGTTCGATGTTCTCCACGTCTTCGCTGTCAACGGACACATCAACGACCCGAACGCCTGGAGCTACTACCGGTCAGTGTTCGAGCCGTCGAATGACCCCGCAGCGCAGCGCCGAGCACATTGGATCGGTTTGTCTGCGGAGCCGATGAGCACAACTGCTCAGTCGCGTGGTCGCGTCTACCGGGCCGACGAGTACGCGATGTTCTACGCCGCGCCGGAGAACTCGCGCATCACCTTTGATGTCCGCAGGATAGCGGCGGTGCCGGCCGACCAAACGGTGACCGTGCAGATCGACGGGCAGGTCGTTGAGCGACGTCTGCTCACGGACGACACCTGGCACGCAGTCTCGTATCCGGTAGAGCCGCGGCCTTCGGACGACAGCCCGTTCTGTATCGAGTTGCTGACGAGCTCTGCTCAACCCAACACGGAAGGCGCGTCATCGGGCCTTATGCTTCGGGGCAACATCTGA
- a CDS encoding WxcM-like domain-containing protein, which yields MSLTEARWIDIRHADDARGTLTALEGDEFPFPVRRVFYMHGVPPGGERGAHAHRYTQQCLIAVAGAFTVEVSDGADTATYVLDDPNRALYLPVMTWAHLRDFLPGTVALALCDTVYNPAHVVRSWDEYRRLVQETTSTR from the coding sequence ATGAGCCTGACGGAAGCGCGCTGGATCGACATCCGCCACGCCGATGATGCGCGCGGAACACTCACGGCGCTGGAAGGCGACGAGTTCCCGTTCCCGGTCCGGCGCGTTTTCTACATGCACGGCGTTCCGCCGGGCGGCGAGCGCGGCGCGCATGCGCACCGCTACACGCAGCAGTGCCTGATCGCGGTGGCGGGTGCGTTCACGGTCGAGGTGTCGGACGGGGCGGACACCGCCACCTACGTGCTCGACGACCCGAACCGCGCCCTCTATCTGCCGGTGATGACTTGGGCCCACCTGCGGGACTTCCTCCCCGGCACGGTGGCCCTGGCCCTCTGCGATACGGTCTACAATCCCGCGCACGTCGTCCGTTCGTGGGACGAGTACCGTCGGCTGGTGCAGGAGACGACATCGACCCGATGA
- a CDS encoding NDP-hexose 2,3-dehydratase: MSGAQPIENADRPGFLASALSAEGRFSDGASARRWLDERRRAQRCHVERIPFSDLRGWRFEPDSGDLTHESGHFFRVQGVHARCDFPAPLRFEQPIVNQPEIGVLGILAKRFDGVLHFLLQAKMEPGNIDLVQLSPTVQATRSNYTRVHGGKRPRYLDFFLQRGVNRVLVDQLQSEQGLFFLRKRNRNIIVETREDVPLHEDFHWLTLGQIKTLMQEPHTVNMDTRTVIAAVPLVAGGGEALAAGSPAHPAAGSFGEALIASTLAQDEGCQPIEAVLSWLTEIRACAEIDCQPCALNSVPGWERDAHELRRRDGRYFRVFGVEVESDAREVPGWTQPMVQPVETGIAAFVTKRIGGLLHFLVQARMEPGVWNLIELAPTVQWLPGVPTDEDQAPYLLEAVRTDGAGVVRHRSTQCEEGGRFYRYSTENLVVELDPADDRPAPANYTWVTLGQLNTLIRYGNHLNIEARSVLACLDVQG, encoded by the coding sequence ATGAGCGGGGCGCAGCCAATCGAGAACGCGGACCGGCCCGGATTCCTGGCCTCGGCGCTGTCCGCGGAGGGCCGCTTCTCGGACGGAGCCTCCGCCCGCCGCTGGCTGGATGAACGGCGTCGGGCGCAGCGGTGCCACGTCGAGCGGATCCCGTTCTCTGACCTGCGAGGGTGGCGCTTCGAGCCGGATTCGGGCGACCTGACGCACGAGTCGGGGCACTTCTTCCGGGTCCAGGGAGTCCACGCCCGGTGCGACTTCCCCGCCCCGCTGCGCTTCGAGCAGCCGATCGTCAACCAACCGGAGATCGGCGTCCTCGGCATCCTGGCCAAACGCTTCGATGGCGTTCTGCACTTCCTGCTCCAGGCCAAGATGGAGCCGGGGAACATCGACCTCGTCCAGTTGTCACCGACCGTCCAGGCAACGCGCAGCAACTACACGCGCGTCCACGGCGGCAAGCGCCCCCGGTATCTCGACTTCTTCCTGCAACGCGGCGTCAACCGCGTGCTGGTGGATCAGCTCCAGTCCGAGCAGGGGCTGTTCTTTCTGCGCAAGCGGAACCGGAACATCATCGTGGAGACTCGCGAGGACGTGCCGCTTCACGAGGACTTCCACTGGCTGACGCTCGGCCAGATCAAGACGCTGATGCAGGAGCCGCACACCGTCAACATGGATACCCGCACGGTGATCGCGGCCGTCCCCCTGGTGGCGGGCGGCGGTGAGGCGCTGGCGGCCGGCAGCCCAGCCCATCCCGCCGCAGGCAGCTTCGGCGAGGCCCTCATTGCGTCGACGCTCGCCCAGGACGAAGGCTGCCAGCCGATCGAGGCGGTGCTCAGTTGGCTCACCGAAATCCGCGCATGCGCCGAGATCGACTGCCAGCCCTGCGCGCTGAACAGCGTGCCGGGATGGGAGCGCGACGCGCACGAGTTGAGGCGGCGCGACGGACGGTATTTCCGTGTCTTCGGGGTCGAGGTCGAGTCTGACGCCCGCGAGGTGCCGGGCTGGACGCAACCGATGGTTCAGCCAGTAGAGACAGGCATCGCCGCCTTCGTCACCAAGCGCATCGGCGGCCTGCTGCACTTCCTCGTGCAGGCCCGCATGGAGCCGGGGGTCTGGAACCTGATCGAACTTGCGCCGACCGTGCAGTGGCTCCCCGGCGTCCCTACGGACGAAGACCAGGCGCCCTATCTGCTGGAGGCAGTCAGGACGGACGGCGCGGGCGTCGTCCGGCACCGCTCGACGCAATGCGAGGAGGGTGGACGCTTCTACCGGTACTCCACCGAGAACCTCGTCGTCGAGCTGGACCCGGCCGACGATCGGCCGGCGCCAGCCAACTACACCTGGGTCACTCTCGGCCAACTCAACACGCTGATCCGCTACGGCAACCATCTGAACATCGAGGCCCGCAGCGTGCTCGCCTGTCTCGACGTCCAGGGCTAG
- a CDS encoding Gfo/Idh/MocA family oxidoreductase gives MHLLFLGYSSIVRRRVLPAARSISAIRRISVASRSQGQDGAEGRGDDGDAVNHWYADYADALDTAAADLVYVSGTNAVHAEWVMRALHDGCHVIVDKPAFPDLASAEAAVRLAREKNRGLAEATVFLFHPQAAALRALVDPAESAATRVTATFSFPPLPPDDFRYRADCGGGSLYDLGPYAAATNRLLFGRAPDGVDGMVLSRDALRDPGVDTSFSVLMTHDDGGSLAGHFGFVTAYQNRLSVVTRSRTIDADRLFTTPPDLACTLRVREGYDERTVPVARGDAFALFLEAFIDAIGRRDFEAFERALLEDAALLARLRQAAGAD, from the coding sequence GTGCACCTGCTGTTCCTCGGCTACTCCAGCATCGTCCGCCGGCGCGTCCTGCCCGCGGCAAGGTCCATCTCCGCAATACGGCGCATCTCCGTCGCATCGCGCAGCCAGGGGCAGGACGGCGCTGAGGGTCGCGGCGACGACGGTGACGCCGTAAACCACTGGTATGCAGACTATGCGGACGCGCTCGACACCGCCGCGGCAGACCTCGTCTATGTATCCGGCACCAACGCGGTCCACGCCGAGTGGGTGATGCGCGCCTTGCACGACGGCTGCCACGTCATCGTGGACAAGCCCGCGTTTCCGGACTTGGCGAGCGCCGAGGCGGCCGTACGCCTCGCGCGGGAGAAGAACCGAGGCCTGGCGGAAGCGACCGTATTCCTGTTCCACCCGCAAGCGGCGGCGCTGCGCGCGCTCGTCGACCCGGCCGAGTCGGCTGCCACCCGCGTCACCGCCACTTTTTCTTTCCCGCCCCTGCCGCCGGACGACTTCCGTTACCGGGCCGATTGCGGCGGCGGGAGCCTGTACGACCTCGGGCCTTACGCCGCCGCCACGAACCGGCTGCTGTTCGGCCGCGCGCCGGACGGCGTGGACGGCATGGTCCTGTCGCGGGATGCTTTGCGGGATCCCGGCGTCGACACCTCGTTCAGCGTCCTCATGACCCACGACGATGGCGGGTCGCTGGCCGGCCACTTCGGCTTCGTCACGGCCTATCAGAACCGGCTCTCCGTAGTGACGCGCTCTCGGACTATCGACGCTGACCGCCTGTTCACGACGCCACCGGATCTGGCGTGCACACTGCGCGTCCGTGAGGGGTACGACGAGCGCACAGTACCGGTAGCGCGGGGCGATGCGTTCGCACTGTTTCTCGAGGCATTCATCGACGCCATCGGCCGGCGCGACTTCGAGGCTTTCGAACGCGCCCTCCTGGAGGACGCGGCGCTCCTCGCGCGCCTGCGCCAAGCCGCCGGGGCCGACTAG
- a CDS encoding DegT/DnrJ/EryC1/StrS family aminotransferase codes for MAIQVWDYRAEYEAERDDILAAIEQVARSGRLILGDSVRGFERELAAYSGAAYGVGVGSGTDALVLALRALGIQPGDEVITTSNTAIPTVSAIVTAGGTPRYVDIERDTYLMDVAQLDAVITERTRCIIPVHLFGQCVAMDRLREVADRRGIAVLEDCAQATGADQTGRRAGSLSEVAAFSFYPTKVLGGYGDGGMVVTSDEALAARVRRLRMYGTDGRYFADEHGYNSRLDELHAEILRRKLRRLDAYIERRRALARRYDAALAGSGLQLPVTASRNHHVYYLYVVRHPARDAILSELAARGILVNVSYRWPIHTMPAYARADYPEGSLPETERAAREIFSLPMYPSLTDAEQDRVCEALLGILRTIGEPA; via the coding sequence ATGGCGATCCAGGTCTGGGACTACCGGGCGGAGTACGAAGCGGAGCGGGACGACATCCTGGCCGCCATCGAGCAGGTGGCGCGCTCAGGAAGGCTGATCCTGGGAGATAGCGTCCGAGGCTTCGAACGTGAACTGGCCGCGTACAGCGGCGCCGCCTACGGGGTCGGCGTGGGCAGCGGCACCGACGCGCTGGTCCTGGCGCTGCGGGCGCTCGGCATTCAGCCCGGCGACGAAGTGATCACGACGTCCAACACCGCCATCCCGACGGTATCGGCCATCGTCACGGCGGGAGGAACACCTCGATATGTCGATATCGAGCGCGACACCTACTTGATGGACGTAGCGCAGCTCGACGCCGTCATCACCGAGCGCACGCGCTGCATCATCCCCGTGCACCTGTTCGGACAGTGCGTGGCGATGGACCGCCTGCGGGAGGTCGCCGATCGCCGCGGGATCGCGGTGCTGGAGGACTGCGCGCAGGCAACCGGAGCAGACCAGACCGGACGCCGGGCGGGCTCGCTGTCGGAGGTCGCGGCGTTCTCGTTCTATCCCACCAAGGTTCTCGGTGGCTACGGCGACGGCGGAATGGTGGTTACCTCGGACGAAGCGCTCGCCGCCCGCGTGCGCCGGTTGCGCATGTATGGCACCGACGGGCGCTACTTCGCGGACGAACACGGTTACAACTCGCGGCTCGACGAGCTGCACGCGGAGATCCTCCGGCGGAAGCTCCGGCGGCTGGACGCCTACATCGAGCGCCGCCGCGCCCTCGCACGTCGCTACGACGCGGCGCTCGCGGGCTCCGGCCTCCAATTACCGGTCACGGCATCCCGGAACCACCACGTCTACTATCTCTACGTCGTCCGGCACCCGGCCCGCGACGCCATCCTCAGCGAGTTGGCCGCACGGGGCATCCTGGTCAACGTCAGTTACCGCTGGCCCATCCACACCATGCCGGCCTACGCGCGCGCCGACTACCCGGAGGGCTCCCTGCCCGAAACCGAGCGGGCCGCACGGGAGATCTTCTCCCTGCCGATGTACCCGTCGCTGACGGACGCCGAACAGGATCGCGTCTGCGAGGCGTTGCTCGGGATTCTAAGAACGATCGGCGAGCCCGCGTAG